The following proteins come from a genomic window of Bactrocera tryoni isolate S06 chromosome 1, CSIRO_BtryS06_freeze2, whole genome shotgun sequence:
- the LOC120770039 gene encoding uncharacterized protein LOC120770039, whose translation MCKPLNVTDSYLSMANDNETQTKYFIYTSQCRIPYVDPFGEGVSEFFNPKDFKYSNCTNDESFITIKSNLLNARRYLLHMNMEAIERAVKPLNASASDVRCCYQQIVRPESGGNTDNNYKLLNCVIFHQNFIVPHHIEYIITECYIDKESKITIQKDAFSFIQIPKEVQRKNITGSASKNQSAVLDAIKPSVLLFGIDALSRINLRRTMPLTFKYLQSNQWFELQGYNKVGDNTFPNLMPLLTSYNSATAEKKCLPQTVGGLNKPVCNFIWNDFKRFGYKTAYAEDTGAMSTFNYRKMGFNKPPTDYYLRPMTLAIEKELKVTEKDKLPYCVGRKHYAEYIYDYALQFANAFAGEPLFGLFWSNSFSHNYFDTEATMDVKVLEYLEKLKSDGILDRSIVILLSDHGMRWGELLQLKSGFLEERLPTMFISIPSWYQNKYPDFMKNLQINQRRLTTPYDIYATMKHILEVAEPKNEFPYLNGTIHGVSIFRDIPEDRTCNDAGIPEHWCACVPYEIVPTKDGLAKNVTALVLDEMNQYLVNKNISGKCAELKLETINSVEMKMIKIPNESTYRISFEANPEKARFQATVVYNITTNTIKTDVEDISRLDSYEKTSNCIDLKEEKKYCICKK comes from the exons ATGTGCA AGCCTTTAAATGTCACAGACTCATACCTCAGCATGGCAAATGATAATGAAACGCAAACCAAATACTTCATCTACACATCACAGTGTCGAATTCCCTATGTGGATCCTTTCGGCGAGGGTGTGTCAGAATTCTTTAACCCAAAAGATTTTAAATACTCCAATTGTACAAACGACGAATCATTCATAACAATCAAATCAAATCTGCTAAATGCACGACGATACCTTCTGCACATGAATATGGAGGCAATAGAAAGAGCCGTTAAGCCGTTAAATGCTAGCGCTAGCGATGTGCGCTGTTGCTATCAGCAAATAGTCAGACCTGAAAGCGGTGGAAACACTGACAACAATTATAA GCTTTTAAATTGCGTCATATTCCATCAGAACTTTATCGTGCCTCACCACATCGAGTATATAATTACAGAGTGTTACATTGATAAGGAATCCAAGATAACTATACAAAAGGAcgcattttcttttatacaaaTACCCAAAGAAGTTCAGCGGAAAAATATTACCGGATCTGCAAGCAAAAACCAATCGGCGGTACTGGATGCAATTAAGCCAAGCGTTTTGTTGTTTGGCATTGACGCTTTGTCGCGCATAAACCTGCGACGCACTATGCCACTGACATTCAAGTACCTGCAAAGTAACCAATGGTTTGAGTTGCAGGGTTATAATAAA GTCGGTGATAATACATTCCCTAATCTAATGCCGCTGCTCACATCATACAATTCAGCGACGGCGGAGAAAAAATGCTTGCCCCAGACTGTAGGTGGACTTAACAAGCCAGTTTGTAACTTTATTTGGAACGATTTTAAGCGATTTGGTTATAAAACCGCCTATGCAGAGGACACAGGTGCAATGAGCACTTTCAATTATAGAAAAATGGGATTTAATAAGCCACCGACCGATTATTATCTACGCCCCATGACATTAGCCATTGAAAAGGAGCTAAAAGTGACCGAAAAAGATAAACTTCCATATTGTGTAGGCCGCAAACACTATGCCGAATACATCTATGATTATGCTTTACAATTTGCGAACGCCTTTGCAGGGGAACCACTCTTCGGATTGTTCTGGTCGAATTCATTTAGTCACAACTATTTCGACACCGAAGCAACAATGGACGTGAAGGTATTGGAATATcttgaaaaattgaaaagtgatGGTATTCTAGATCGTTCGATTGTGATATTACTTTCGGATCATGGTATGCGTTGGGGTGAATTACTGCAGTTAAAATCAGGATTCTTAGAAGAACGATTACCCACAATGTTTATATCGATACCGTCGTGGTATCAAAACAAATATCCGGATTTTATGAAAAACCTACAAATAAATCAGCGGCGTTTAACGACACCTTATGACATTTATGCGACCATGAAACATATACTCGAGGTGGCTGAACCCAAAAACGAATTTCCTTACCTCAATGGTACCATACATGGTGTTAGCATTTTTCGCGACATACCCGAGGATCGCACCTGTAATGATGCCGGCATCCCCGAGCATTGGTGCGCTTGTGTACCATATGAAATTGTACCCACAAAGGATGGACTCGCAAAGAATGTTACGGCACTAGTGTTAGACGAAATGAATCAATATctggttaataaaaatataagcggcAAATGTGCCGAATTGAAATTAGAAACGATCAACAGtgttgaaatgaaaatgatCAAAATACCGAATGAGTCCACATATCGTATAAGTTTCGAAGCGAATCCGGAAAAAGCGAGATTTCAGGCTACGGTCGtttataatataacaacaaatacaatcaaAACAGACGTGGAAGATATCTCGCGTCTGGATTCGTATGAAAAAACTTCCAACTGCATTGATTTGAAAGAGGAAAAGAAatattgcatttgtaaaaaataa